The Anaerosoma tenue genome has a window encoding:
- a CDS encoding nicotinamide-nucleotide amidohydrolase family protein, with the protein MAGLETAAVVTVGTELTTGHRLDTNGAEVALALAHAGYIVSEMVSVPDDRDMIATALSDLIARRTLVVVTGGLGPTHDDVTREAAAHVVGRALLRDARIEEELVARISPHREPSSAVSLLHQADIIEGAVVLPATTGTAPGQIVDHDGHTLVLLPGPPHEMRPMLRVALAGRVASAPPVTLRCVGITESDAGHRVLPQLERYPGVDLTLLGGPGTVDVILVSTTGDPGPLEDARAAAEQALADTCFSTDGSTLAETVVRLATTRSAVVATAESCTGGLVASAITDVPGSSVMYTGSVVAYANDAKTALLGVDPGLLAAHGAVSAEVAAAMAEGALRLPGATVAVATTGVAGPTGGSIERPTGTVWFALAATGAATHTEVHRYGGDRGMVRQRARTTALDLLRRTLLES; encoded by the coding sequence CAGTGGTCACCGTGGGCACCGAGCTCACAACGGGACACCGGCTGGACACGAACGGCGCCGAGGTCGCGCTCGCACTGGCACACGCGGGCTACATCGTGAGCGAGATGGTCTCCGTACCCGACGACCGTGACATGATCGCCACGGCCCTGAGCGACCTGATAGCGCGCAGGACGCTCGTTGTGGTCACGGGTGGCCTCGGACCCACCCACGACGATGTCACCCGCGAGGCGGCCGCACACGTCGTTGGACGGGCCCTCCTGCGTGACGCGCGTATCGAAGAGGAGCTCGTCGCCCGCATCTCACCTCACAGGGAGCCTTCATCCGCCGTATCGCTGCTCCACCAGGCGGACATCATCGAGGGCGCGGTCGTGCTACCCGCGACGACCGGCACCGCGCCCGGACAGATCGTCGATCACGACGGACACACGCTCGTCCTGCTCCCCGGGCCACCGCATGAGATGCGCCCCATGCTCCGGGTCGCGCTTGCCGGACGTGTCGCCTCGGCCCCGCCGGTCACGCTCCGGTGCGTGGGCATCACGGAATCAGACGCCGGTCATCGCGTGCTGCCGCAACTCGAGCGCTATCCCGGCGTCGATCTCACGCTGCTCGGAGGGCCGGGGACGGTCGACGTCATCCTCGTGTCCACCACGGGAGATCCCGGACCGCTTGAGGACGCCCGCGCCGCCGCGGAGCAGGCGCTGGCGGACACGTGCTTCTCAACGGACGGCTCCACGCTCGCGGAGACGGTCGTCAGGCTGGCGACCACCCGTTCGGCCGTCGTCGCCACCGCGGAGTCATGCACCGGAGGACTGGTCGCTTCGGCCATCACCGATGTCCCCGGGTCCTCGGTGATGTACACCGGCTCGGTCGTCGCATACGCCAACGACGCCAAGACCGCGCTGCTCGGCGTGGATCCCGGGCTCCTGGCCGCGCACGGCGCCGTCTCAGCCGAGGTGGCTGCCGCCATGGCCGAGGGAGCGCTCCGGCTCCCCGGCGCCACCGTGGCCGTCGCCACGACGGGCGTCGCGGGTCCCACCGGAGGCAGCATCGAACGGCCCACGGGCACCGTGTGGTTCGCGCTCGCCGCAACGGGAGCCGCCACTCACACTGAGGTGCATCGCTACGGTGGAGACCGCGGGATGGTCCGTCAGCGGGCGCGTACGACCGCGCTCGATCTTCTGCGTCGCACGCTCCTGGAGTCATGA
- the thpR gene encoding RNA 2',3'-cyclic phosphodiesterase, protein MPRAFFAIALPEPARNALILARDTILDSDPSWAGEKWVQPANLHITTLFLGEMTENGLRDAADAARRALADMTPYLVSIDSVRATPSLRAASMLWATPSTASDPTAGLASLLASACTSCRPPARHRGFTTHVTLCRTRERRRISAEAIDAAASQLRSQGDSASVSVAAVTLFTSTLTKRGPIYDQYAVIPLAG, encoded by the coding sequence GTGCCGCGTGCGTTCTTCGCCATAGCGTTGCCAGAGCCCGCACGAAACGCACTCATCCTCGCCCGAGACACGATCCTCGATTCCGATCCGTCGTGGGCAGGCGAGAAGTGGGTCCAGCCTGCGAACCTCCACATCACGACGCTCTTCCTCGGCGAGATGACGGAGAACGGTCTGCGTGATGCGGCCGATGCCGCCCGCAGGGCCCTGGCGGACATGACGCCGTACCTTGTGTCGATCGACAGTGTGCGAGCGACGCCCTCGTTGCGGGCCGCCTCCATGCTCTGGGCGACGCCCTCGACGGCGAGCGACCCTACCGCCGGACTCGCGTCGCTTCTCGCGTCGGCCTGCACGTCATGCCGGCCGCCCGCACGACACCGTGGCTTCACCACCCACGTGACCCTCTGCCGCACACGCGAGCGAAGACGCATCTCCGCTGAGGCCATCGACGCAGCCGCCTCACAGCTCCGTTCACAGGGTGACTCCGCCAGCGTGTCAGTGGCGGCGGTTACGCTGTTCACGTCCACGCTCACCAAGCGGGGGCCGATCTACGACCAGTACGCTGTCATACCCCTGGCCGGTTGA
- the recA gene encoding recombinase RecA: MEQDKSKVLDLTREQIERKFGKGSLMRLGEDAATQQVASIPTGSLALDAALGIGGVPRGRIVEIYGPESSGKTTLALQIVAEAQRTGGVAAFVDAEHALDPSYAARLGVDIDDLLISQPDTGEQALEITDMLVRSGAIDVIVVDSVAALVPRAELEGEMGDVTVGLQARLMSQAMRKLAGSLNKSQTTCIFINQLREKVGVMFGSPETTSGGRALKFYASIRIDIRRIDSIKQGTDLVGNRVRAKVVKNKVAPPFRQAEFDIMYGQGISKEGSLLDLGVEEGIVQKSGAWYNYGEERLGQGREAAKDFLREHIDLRDTIDKQIREKLGLTSRNGKTAEQKPDEAAGKKSETAAKKTGA, encoded by the coding sequence ATGGAACAGGACAAGAGCAAAGTCCTCGATCTCACACGCGAGCAGATCGAGCGCAAGTTCGGCAAAGGTTCTCTGATGCGGCTGGGAGAGGATGCAGCCACTCAGCAGGTGGCCTCGATCCCCACGGGTTCGCTGGCCCTGGACGCCGCTCTCGGCATCGGCGGCGTTCCGCGTGGCCGCATCGTCGAGATCTACGGTCCCGAGTCCTCGGGCAAGACCACTCTCGCGCTCCAGATCGTCGCCGAGGCGCAGCGGACCGGCGGCGTCGCCGCGTTCGTAGACGCTGAGCACGCGCTGGACCCGTCGTATGCCGCACGCCTGGGCGTCGATATCGACGACCTTCTCATCTCGCAGCCCGACACCGGTGAGCAGGCTCTTGAGATCACCGACATGCTCGTGCGATCCGGCGCCATCGACGTGATCGTGGTCGACTCGGTCGCGGCGCTCGTTCCCAGAGCGGAGCTCGAGGGGGAGATGGGTGACGTCACCGTAGGCCTGCAGGCCCGTCTCATGAGCCAGGCGATGCGCAAGCTCGCAGGCTCGCTCAACAAGTCGCAAACGACCTGCATCTTCATCAACCAGTTGCGCGAGAAGGTCGGCGTCATGTTCGGCAGCCCTGAGACGACCTCCGGCGGACGAGCATTGAAGTTCTATGCCTCCATCCGCATCGACATCCGTCGCATCGACTCGATCAAGCAGGGAACGGATCTCGTGGGCAACCGGGTCCGCGCCAAGGTGGTCAAGAACAAGGTCGCGCCTCCGTTCAGGCAGGCCGAGTTCGACATCATGTACGGTCAGGGGATCTCCAAGGAGGGAAGCCTGCTCGACCTGGGCGTCGAGGAGGGCATCGTCCAGAAGTCAGGTGCCTGGTACAACTACGGTGAAGAACGTCTCGGCCAGGGCCGTGAAGCGGCTAAGGATTTCCTGCGAGAGCACATCGATCTCCGGGACACCATCGACAAGCAGATCCGCGAGAAGCTCGGTCTCACCTCGCGCAATGGAAAGACCGCAGAACAGAAGCCCGACGAGGCCGCCGGCAAGAAGAGCGAAACGGCAGCCAAGAAGACCGGCGCGTAG
- a CDS encoding regulatory protein RecX, with translation MSGDQWAIMPAAIVKALGLQVGDTIALDEVLVRRLEIEPQHARERAFRLLAYRERSTTEMADRLTDDGYLQSIVADTVSWLTDTGLLDDERFAEQMARTMIILRGFGRQRALRELRRFGIVDDCAARALDAVAPAEGEDERAFEMARRLSRPSDSVDRLAARLVRRGFSTSDALKAARSCVSPSGTAEPEDAC, from the coding sequence GTGAGCGGCGATCAGTGGGCCATCATGCCCGCCGCAATCGTCAAGGCGCTCGGACTACAGGTGGGTGACACCATCGCCCTCGATGAGGTGCTCGTCCGCCGTCTCGAGATCGAGCCTCAGCATGCCCGTGAGCGCGCATTCCGGCTGCTGGCGTATCGAGAACGTAGCACTACGGAGATGGCTGACCGGTTGACGGACGACGGGTATCTGCAGTCTATCGTCGCCGACACCGTCTCGTGGCTCACGGATACAGGCTTGCTCGATGATGAGCGCTTCGCTGAGCAGATGGCGCGCACCATGATCATCCTACGGGGGTTCGGACGACAGCGCGCACTTCGTGAGCTGCGCCGATTCGGTATCGTCGACGACTGCGCAGCGCGCGCGCTCGATGCGGTAGCGCCTGCGGAGGGGGAGGACGAGCGTGCATTCGAGATGGCACGCCGTCTGTCCCGTCCCTCGGATTCTGTGGACCGGCTTGCCGCGCGTCTCGTTCGCCGAGGGTTCTCCACCTCGGATGCGCTCAAAGCCGCCAGGTCATGCGTGTCGCCCTCCGGGACCGCCGAACCGGAGGATGCCTGCTGA
- the rny gene encoding ribonuclease Y, with the protein MGPVIYALLGLVIGVVLGIVINRFIIAGKTTRAREAAERLLADAEKQAETTRKEMLLEAKDEILRLKGQAEEEAKERRKELGALENRLLQREESLDRRTDSLDKREHQMSSQAGQIIKREKELEDAIADEKARLESLAGMTTEEAKSVLLERVRQDVSHDSAMIVREAEQRAREEADRKARNIIGIAIGRVAADHTAESTVSVVHIPSDDLKGRIIGREGRNIRAFEQLTGINLIIDDTPEAVILSSFDPVRREVGRITLENLIADGRIHPARIEEMFKKAEQLVDQQVFEAGEQAVFDTGVHNLHHDIVRTLGRLRYRTSYGQNVLNHSLEVAYLSGVMAAELGLDPALAKRAGLLHDLGKAIDHEIEGPHAVIGADLARRLGENKEVVHCIEAHHGDVEPQTVEAVIVQAADAISAARPGARRETLESYIKRLEKLESLAESHKGVEKSYAMQAGREIRVMVKPEDVSDADSTLMARDIAKQIEEELQYPGQIKVMVIRESRAVEYAK; encoded by the coding sequence ATGGGACCCGTCATCTATGCACTTCTCGGACTCGTCATCGGCGTCGTCCTCGGCATAGTCATCAACCGCTTCATCATCGCCGGCAAGACCACCCGCGCTCGCGAAGCCGCGGAACGGCTCCTCGCCGATGCAGAGAAGCAGGCCGAGACGACCCGCAAGGAGATGCTCCTCGAGGCGAAGGATGAGATCCTCCGCCTCAAAGGCCAGGCAGAAGAAGAGGCCAAGGAGCGGCGCAAGGAGCTCGGCGCGCTCGAGAACAGACTCCTACAGCGCGAGGAGTCCCTCGACCGACGCACCGACTCGCTCGACAAGCGTGAACACCAGATGTCGAGCCAGGCGGGACAGATCATCAAGAGGGAGAAGGAGCTCGAAGACGCCATCGCCGATGAGAAGGCGCGGCTCGAGTCGCTCGCTGGAATGACGACAGAGGAAGCCAAGTCGGTGCTCCTTGAGCGCGTCAGGCAGGACGTGTCGCATGATTCGGCCATGATCGTCCGCGAGGCCGAACAGCGCGCCCGTGAGGAAGCCGACCGCAAGGCCCGCAACATCATCGGGATCGCTATCGGTCGTGTCGCCGCCGATCACACCGCCGAGTCGACCGTCTCGGTCGTCCACATCCCGTCGGACGACCTCAAAGGCCGCATCATCGGTCGCGAGGGTCGCAACATCCGCGCGTTCGAACAGCTCACCGGGATCAACCTCATCATCGACGACACCCCTGAGGCGGTCATCCTCTCGAGCTTCGATCCTGTGCGGCGCGAGGTAGGACGCATCACGCTGGAGAACCTCATCGCCGACGGCCGGATCCACCCGGCGCGGATCGAAGAGATGTTCAAGAAGGCAGAGCAGCTCGTGGACCAGCAGGTGTTCGAGGCTGGAGAGCAGGCGGTGTTCGACACCGGCGTGCACAACCTCCACCACGACATCGTGCGCACCCTCGGCCGGCTCCGCTATCGCACGAGCTACGGCCAGAACGTCCTCAACCATTCGCTCGAGGTCGCATACCTGTCAGGCGTCATGGCGGCTGAACTCGGACTCGATCCCGCGCTCGCAAAGCGCGCCGGTCTTCTCCATGACCTTGGCAAGGCCATCGACCACGAGATCGAGGGCCCGCACGCCGTCATCGGCGCCGACCTCGCCCGTAGGCTTGGCGAGAACAAAGAGGTAGTCCACTGTATCGAGGCTCACCACGGGGACGTCGAACCCCAGACCGTGGAAGCCGTCATCGTTCAGGCGGCGGACGCCATTTCCGCCGCCCGCCCCGGCGCTCGGCGCGAGACGCTCGAGAGCTACATCAAGCGTCTCGAGAAGCTGGAGTCGCTCGCCGAGTCCCACAAGGGCGTGGAGAAGTCCTACGCCATGCAGGCTGGTCGCGAGATCCGTGTCATGGTCAAGCCCGAGGATGTATCCGATGCCGACTCCACGCTCATGGCGCGCGACATCGCCAAGCAGATCGAGGAGGAGTTGCAGTACCCGGGCCAGATCAAGGTCATGGTCATCCGTGAAAGCCGGGCAGTGGAATACGCCAAGTGA
- a CDS encoding ATP-binding protein gives MSEHDPLIDFVTNVSGDGYLKVEESLGDGYVRLRVPEAERRQAKHDIRSVEDIVVELLRNARDAHAQRIFVATTREGSTRTLTMIDDGVGIPPALQDTVFEPRVTSKLETMVMDRWGVHGRGMALYSVRSNVVSARVACSSPHKGASISVITDSERLTERADQSTWPTVEPDESGRLHVGRGPHNIIRRLVEFACEHPELEIYLGTPTEILATLHSLGRMQLDIADLMFCEDLERLVVWQRPAACSDAAELTAIADTIGLTVSERTAHRVLAGELAPLEPILATLAVADEPEKSSAPDIYRDRRSLRLHHDDLVAFRAELTRAFDVIAERYYVSLRGEPRITVGRDSVNVRFPIEKED, from the coding sequence ATGAGCGAACATGACCCTCTGATAGATTTCGTCACTAACGTGTCGGGCGATGGCTACCTCAAGGTCGAGGAGAGCCTCGGTGACGGCTACGTTCGCCTCCGGGTACCCGAGGCTGAACGGCGTCAAGCGAAGCACGATATCCGAAGCGTAGAGGACATCGTCGTCGAGCTTCTCCGAAACGCACGCGATGCCCACGCCCAGCGGATATTCGTCGCCACCACACGAGAAGGCTCCACCCGCACCCTGACGATGATCGATGATGGTGTGGGTATCCCGCCAGCGCTGCAGGACACCGTCTTCGAACCGCGGGTCACGTCCAAGCTGGAGACCATGGTGATGGACCGATGGGGAGTCCACGGGCGCGGAATGGCGCTCTACTCCGTCCGATCCAACGTAGTGAGTGCCCGGGTCGCATGCTCGTCGCCGCACAAGGGCGCGTCCATCTCCGTCATCACCGATTCCGAGCGGCTCACCGAGCGCGCCGATCAGTCCACATGGCCCACGGTCGAGCCCGACGAATCCGGGAGACTCCATGTTGGGCGCGGGCCGCACAACATCATCAGGCGGCTCGTGGAGTTCGCGTGCGAGCACCCCGAACTCGAGATCTACCTCGGCACTCCCACAGAGATCCTGGCCACCCTGCACTCCCTTGGGCGGATGCAACTGGACATAGCGGACCTGATGTTCTGCGAGGACCTGGAGCGCCTGGTGGTCTGGCAGCGCCCCGCGGCGTGTTCCGATGCAGCGGAGCTCACCGCCATCGCGGACACGATCGGGCTGACGGTATCCGAGCGGACGGCGCACCGTGTCCTGGCAGGGGAACTCGCCCCGCTCGAGCCGATACTTGCGACGCTCGCGGTGGCCGACGAGCCCGAGAAGTCCTCTGCGCCGGACATCTACCGTGACCGCCGCTCGCTCCGCCTTCACCACGATGACCTCGTCGCATTCCGTGCGGAGCTCACCCGCGCCTTCGACGTGATCGCCGAGCGTTACTACGTCAGCCTGAGAGGCGAACCGCGCATCACCGTGGGACGCGACTCCGTGAACGTGCGGTTTCCGATAGAGAAAGAAGACTGA
- a CDS encoding stage V sporulation protein S produces MEVLKVSTKSSPNSVAGALAGVIREQGSVEIQTVGAGALNQAVKAIAIARGFVAPMGLDLICTPAFADIEINGEERTAIRLLVEPRQPHHL; encoded by the coding sequence GTGGAGGTTCTCAAGGTATCCACCAAGTCGAGTCCCAACTCTGTTGCCGGCGCGCTCGCCGGCGTTATCCGCGAGCAGGGTTCAGTGGAGATCCAGACCGTGGGGGCCGGCGCGCTCAATCAGGCCGTCAAGGCCATAGCGATCGCCCGGGGCTTCGTGGCTCCAATGGGGCTCGATCTGATCTGCACACCAGCCTTCGCCGATATCGAGATCAACGGCGAAGAGCGTACCGCTATCCGCCTCCTTGTGGAGCCCCGGCAGCCCCACCATCTGTAG
- a CDS encoding PHP domain-containing protein: protein MPKPDLHLHSTFSDGLLAPEEIVALAIQAHLPAIAITDHDCIDGVEPAQSAAAGTGLLVIPAVELSATHGGRSLHILGYHIDITSKRLRARLADLRSARLERARSIVDALRADGYELDPDDILRPSSEGAVGRAHIARRLVEQGVARDMDDAFRRFLADDAPYYVPKPSTPAEAAISWVIESGGVPVLAHPGLSRVDDLIPALVDHGLAGLEAYHASHDPGTATRYVEMAERYGLIVTGGSDFHGSEREGGPIGSSGAPDDAIRRLEAASIRREGSR, encoded by the coding sequence ATGCCCAAGCCGGATCTCCACCTCCACTCGACCTTCTCCGACGGACTGCTCGCGCCCGAGGAGATCGTTGCGCTGGCGATTCAAGCCCATCTGCCGGCGATCGCCATCACCGACCACGACTGCATCGACGGCGTCGAACCTGCGCAGTCCGCTGCGGCCGGCACGGGTCTGCTGGTCATACCAGCGGTAGAGCTGTCGGCTACCCACGGCGGCCGCTCGCTGCACATACTCGGCTACCACATCGACATCACGTCAAAGCGGCTCCGTGCACGGCTGGCAGACCTCCGTTCGGCCAGACTTGAGCGTGCTCGCAGTATCGTCGACGCCCTTCGTGCCGACGGCTACGAACTCGATCCCGACGACATATTGCGGCCTTCCAGCGAAGGCGCGGTCGGCAGGGCGCACATCGCCCGACGGCTCGTCGAACAAGGTGTCGCCCGCGACATGGACGACGCCTTCCGCCGTTTTCTCGCCGACGATGCGCCGTACTACGTGCCCAAGCCGTCCACTCCTGCGGAGGCTGCCATCTCCTGGGTGATCGAGTCGGGAGGCGTTCCCGTCCTGGCGCACCCGGGACTCAGCCGGGTGGACGACCTCATCCCCGCACTGGTAGACCACGGACTCGCGGGACTGGAGGCGTACCACGCGTCCCACGATCCCGGCACGGCGACACGCTACGTTGAGATGGCCGAGCGGTACGGCCTCATCGTCACCGGCGGCTCCGACTTCCACGGATCCGAGCGCGAGGGTGGGCCCATCGGCTCCTCGGGCGCTCCGGATGATGCGATCCGCCGTCTCGAGGCGGCCAGCATCCGGCGGGAGGGGTCGCGATGA
- the miaB gene encoding tRNA (N6-isopentenyl adenosine(37)-C2)-methylthiotransferase MiaB, translated as MSRYIIHTFGCQMNKHDSERMAGLLEAAGHVRAPSNDEADIIVFNTCAVRETADDRLYGQVASLKALKTGGRPDVLIAVGGCVGQRDGERMLRELPHVDVVFGTHTIHELPSLLDAAASGRPLASVAEETDRFASDLPSVREHRWHAWVPITVGCDNHCSYCIVPYVRGPERSRRFEDVVTEVASLAADGVVEITLLGQNVNSYGRDRYGSPRFAQLLHAVADTGMQRIRFATSHPKDLSSETIEAFASIPSLMPYLHLPVQHGSNRILAAMNRGYTREQYLERIDRLRDVVPGIALSTDIIVGFPGETDDDFEQTLDLVERVAYDHAFTFIYSPREGTPAAVLTDAVPRDVAQSRFDRLATSVRSLSLASNERAVGEAVDCLVEGPSRRDPRVLSARTPHNRLIHVPLPVGETAAEHAGSVARILITGAHPWFLTGEFAAPPV; from the coding sequence ATGAGCCGCTACATCATCCACACGTTCGGATGCCAGATGAACAAGCACGATTCCGAGCGGATGGCGGGCCTGCTGGAAGCCGCGGGCCACGTTCGCGCGCCCTCCAACGATGAGGCCGATATCATCGTCTTCAACACCTGCGCGGTCCGGGAGACCGCCGACGACCGCCTCTACGGGCAGGTGGCGTCGCTGAAGGCGCTCAAGACAGGGGGCCGCCCGGACGTCCTCATCGCGGTGGGCGGCTGCGTCGGACAACGGGATGGCGAGCGCATGCTGCGCGAGCTTCCCCATGTCGATGTCGTGTTCGGCACGCACACCATCCACGAGCTGCCATCGCTGCTCGACGCCGCCGCCTCGGGTCGTCCGCTCGCCAGTGTCGCCGAGGAGACCGACCGCTTCGCAAGCGATCTGCCTTCCGTACGCGAACACCGGTGGCACGCCTGGGTGCCGATCACCGTGGGGTGCGACAACCATTGCTCGTACTGCATCGTGCCGTACGTCCGTGGCCCTGAGCGGAGCCGCCGCTTCGAGGACGTCGTGACAGAGGTCGCGTCACTCGCTGCGGACGGCGTCGTCGAGATCACCTTGCTCGGACAGAACGTCAACTCGTACGGGCGTGACCGCTATGGCTCGCCGCGTTTCGCACAACTGCTCCATGCGGTCGCCGACACGGGCATGCAACGGATCCGATTCGCCACCAGCCACCCGAAGGACCTCTCCAGCGAGACCATCGAGGCCTTCGCTTCGATCCCGTCACTCATGCCGTACCTGCACCTGCCGGTGCAACACGGCTCCAACCGGATACTCGCGGCGATGAACCGAGGCTACACCAGAGAGCAGTACCTCGAGCGCATCGACCGCCTCAGGGACGTGGTCCCCGGGATCGCGTTGTCAACGGACATCATCGTGGGCTTCCCCGGCGAGACGGATGACGACTTCGAGCAGACGCTCGACCTGGTAGAGCGTGTGGCATACGACCATGCGTTCACGTTCATCTACTCACCGCGTGAGGGAACACCGGCTGCGGTGCTCACCGATGCTGTGCCCCGCGACGTCGCACAGTCCCGTTTCGACCGTCTGGCCACATCGGTGCGGTCGCTGTCCCTCGCGTCGAACGAGCGCGCAGTGGGTGAGGCCGTCGATTGCCTGGTGGAGGGGCCATCGCGTCGTGACCCGCGCGTGCTCTCGGCGCGAACACCTCACAACCGGCTGATCCACGTGCCGCTACCAGTAGGGGAGACCGCCGCAGAACACGCGGGTTCGGTGGCACGGATCCTCATCACCGGAGCCCATCCCTGGTTCCTCACAGGCGAATTCGCGGCGCCTCCCGTTTAG
- the amrA gene encoding AmmeMemoRadiSam system protein A: MHGSVLGIIAPHPPIMVAEVGKDRARVTAESSDAMAAAARLLAAFAPDTIVLMSPHAPAARDAFLIDTSDGLAGDLGQFGASQVRLAPPGDPQFALAIIDTATEAGIPVAPRSSSPLLEPGALDHGSLVPLSFLDRAGEYPLVVLSLSFLPLSTHRTLGRAVRDAADRLGRRVAFLASGDCSHRLTREAPAGFSPRGAEFDRELLDLLEAGDFEGLMHIEGDLIDAAGECGLRSFVTLGGFLEGSGFRTRVLAYEGPWGVGYTTAVAASPDLLALLDTAETSESPHPSAPVALARRTIETFLREHRIISPPEPEGLLQERRGAFVSLHRHGELRGCIGTIAPTTPSLAEEIVHNAIQAATADPRFPPMTADELDDLEISVDVLGTPEPASMDYLDPSIYGVIVSADWRRGLLLPDLDGVDTAEQQVAIARQKAGIGPDERITIERFRVDRYH, from the coding sequence ATGCACGGATCCGTTCTCGGTATCATCGCTCCTCACCCGCCGATCATGGTCGCCGAGGTGGGGAAGGACCGGGCGCGCGTCACGGCGGAATCGTCCGACGCGATGGCGGCTGCCGCCCGGCTGCTCGCCGCATTCGCGCCCGACACCATCGTGCTGATGTCTCCCCATGCGCCTGCGGCACGCGATGCGTTCCTGATCGATACGTCTGACGGGCTTGCGGGGGACCTCGGGCAGTTCGGCGCGTCACAGGTCCGGCTCGCGCCCCCCGGAGACCCGCAGTTCGCCCTGGCGATCATCGACACCGCCACGGAGGCCGGCATCCCCGTCGCTCCACGCTCCTCAAGTCCGCTGCTGGAGCCGGGCGCGCTGGATCACGGGTCGCTGGTCCCTCTCAGCTTCCTCGACCGGGCGGGTGAGTACCCGCTCGTGGTCCTCTCCTTGTCCTTCCTGCCGCTGTCCACCCACCGCACGCTGGGGAGGGCTGTCCGTGACGCCGCCGACCGCCTCGGACGGCGCGTCGCATTCCTGGCAAGCGGCGACTGCAGTCACCGGCTGACACGCGAGGCTCCCGCAGGCTTCTCGCCGAGGGGTGCAGAGTTCGACCGCGAGTTGTTGGATCTGCTTGAGGCGGGTGACTTCGAAGGACTCATGCATATCGAAGGAGACCTCATCGACGCAGCCGGTGAGTGCGGACTCCGTTCGTTCGTGACCCTCGGCGGTTTCCTTGAGGGAAGCGGGTTCCGCACGCGCGTCCTTGCGTACGAGGGCCCCTGGGGCGTGGGCTACACCACGGCCGTGGCGGCGTCGCCCGATCTTCTCGCGCTTCTCGACACCGCGGAGACATCGGAGAGTCCGCATCCGAGCGCGCCCGTGGCGCTCGCACGGCGGACGATCGAGACTTTCCTCCGAGAGCACAGGATCATATCTCCACCCGAGCCTGAGGGATTGCTGCAGGAGCGTCGGGGGGCGTTCGTGAGCTTGCACCGCCATGGCGAGCTCCGCGGCTGTATCGGCACGATCGCGCCCACGACCCCCTCGCTTGCCGAGGAGATCGTGCACAACGCTATCCAGGCTGCCACGGCGGATCCCCGGTTCCCCCCGATGACCGCCGACGAATTAGACGACCTCGAGATATCCGTTGACGTCCTGGGTACGCCTGAACCAGCATCGATGGACTACCTGGACCCGTCGATCTACGGCGTGATCGTCTCGGCAGACTGGCGCCGTGGCCTGCTGCTTCCCGACCTGGACGGCGTGGACACCGCCGAACAGCAAGTGGCCATCGCCCGGCAGAAGGCGGGCATCGGGCCTGACGAGCGGATCACGATCGAGCGCTTCCGCGTGGACAGGTACCACTGA